Proteins from one Paraburkholderia acidisoli genomic window:
- a CDS encoding LysR family transcriptional regulator, which translates to MLERVHLVLVREVARQGSLTAAAESLFLTQSALSHTVKKIEHQLGTPIWHREGRSLRLTQAGQYLLSLAERLLPQFELAEERMKQYAAGERGTLRIGMECAPCYQWLLKVVSPYLTRWPDVDVDVKQRFQFGGIGALIGYDIDVLVTPDPLNRPGLRFEPVFDYEQVLVVAEGHRLANVRYVKPEQLIDETLITYPVETDRLDVYNQFLRPANIAPRRHKTIETTDIMLQMVASHRGVAALPRWLAEEYADRMPLVALKLGKQGIAKQIFLGTREGDTVVDYLSSFVEFARESNWQAPRMRS; encoded by the coding sequence ATGCTCGAGCGTGTTCATCTTGTCCTCGTACGCGAAGTCGCGCGCCAGGGTTCCCTGACCGCTGCCGCGGAATCGTTGTTTCTCACGCAGTCGGCGCTCAGTCATACCGTCAAGAAAATCGAGCATCAGCTTGGCACCCCAATCTGGCACCGTGAAGGCCGCAGCCTTCGGCTGACACAGGCCGGGCAATATCTGCTCTCGCTCGCGGAGCGCCTGCTGCCGCAATTCGAACTCGCCGAGGAGCGCATGAAGCAATACGCGGCCGGCGAGCGCGGCACGCTGCGCATCGGCATGGAGTGCGCGCCGTGTTACCAGTGGCTGCTCAAGGTCGTCTCGCCGTATCTGACGCGCTGGCCCGACGTCGATGTGGACGTGAAGCAGCGCTTTCAGTTTGGTGGCATTGGCGCATTGATCGGCTACGACATCGACGTGCTCGTGACGCCCGACCCGCTCAACCGGCCCGGCTTGCGTTTCGAACCCGTATTCGACTACGAACAGGTGCTCGTCGTGGCAGAGGGCCACCGGCTTGCCAACGTGCGTTATGTGAAACCCGAACAGCTCATCGACGAAACGCTCATCACCTACCCGGTGGAAACCGACCGGCTCGACGTCTACAACCAGTTCTTGCGACCCGCGAACATCGCACCGCGCCGTCACAAGACGATCGAAACCACCGACATCATGTTGCAGATGGTGGCAAGCCATCGGGGAGTGGCCGCGCTGCCGCGCTGGCTCGCGGAGGAATACGCGGACCGCATGCCGCTCGTGGCACTCAAGCTGGGCAAGCAAGGCATTGCCAAACAGATTTTTCTGGGCACACGCGAAGGCGATACGGTGGTGGATTATCTGAGTTCGTTCGTTGAATTCGCTCGGGAGTCGAACTGGCAGGCGCCGCGCATGCGCAGTTGA